One stretch of Paenibacillus sp. AN1007 DNA includes these proteins:
- the fba gene encoding class II fructose-1,6-bisphosphate aldolase, with protein sequence MPLVSMTDMLNKALEGKYAVGQYNINNLEWTQAILAAAEEEKSPVILGVSEGAARHMGGFTTVVKMVEGLLIDMKISVPVAIHLDHGSSFDKCKEAIDAGFTSVMIDGSHHPIDENIEMTKKVVEYAHAKGVSVEAEVGTVGGQEDDVIGGIQYADLNECIRIVKETGIDTLAPALGSVHGPYQGEPNLGFKEMEEVRDAVQVPLVLHGGTGIPKHDIDKAISLGTSKINVNTENQISFTKAVREVLAAKPNAYDPRTFIVPGREAIKETVKGKIREFGSNNKA encoded by the coding sequence ATGCCATTAGTATCTATGACAGACATGTTGAACAAAGCACTTGAAGGAAAATACGCAGTTGGTCAATACAACATCAACAACCTTGAGTGGACTCAAGCGATTCTTGCAGCCGCTGAAGAAGAGAAATCCCCAGTAATCCTGGGCGTATCCGAAGGTGCAGCACGTCACATGGGCGGCTTTACTACTGTTGTTAAAATGGTAGAAGGACTCTTGATTGACATGAAAATTTCCGTACCAGTTGCAATTCACCTGGACCACGGTTCAAGCTTCGACAAATGTAAAGAAGCAATCGATGCTGGCTTTACATCCGTTATGATCGACGGTTCCCATCACCCGATCGATGAGAACATCGAAATGACTAAAAAAGTCGTTGAATATGCACACGCTAAAGGTGTTTCTGTAGAAGCTGAAGTTGGTACTGTAGGCGGACAAGAAGACGACGTTATTGGTGGTATTCAATACGCTGACCTGAACGAATGTATCCGCATTGTTAAAGAAACAGGTATCGATACTTTGGCACCAGCTCTGGGTTCCGTACATGGTCCTTACCAAGGCGAGCCAAACCTGGGCTTCAAAGAAATGGAAGAAGTTCGTGACGCAGTACAAGTTCCACTCGTATTGCACGGTGGTACAGGTATTCCTAAACACGATATCGATAAAGCAATCTCCCTGGGTACTTCCAAAATTAACGTGAACACAGAGAACCAAATCTCCTTCACAAAAGCAGTTCGCGAAGTGCTTGCAGCAAAACCAAACGCTTACGATCCACGTACGTTCATCGTACCAGGCCGCGAAGCAATCAAAGAAACCGTTAAAGGTAAAATCCGTGAGTTTGGTTCCAACAACAAAGCGTAA
- a CDS encoding UDP-N-acetylglucosamine 1-carboxyvinyltransferase produces MEKLMISGGRPLQGTVTISGAKNSAIALIPAALLAESEVVLDNLPLLSDVAVYAEILEELGARVTWEGSQMRIDPSDIKSIPMPNGPVKKLRASYYMMGALLGRFKEATIGLPGGCNFEPRPIDQHIKGFEALGATVTNEHGSIHLHAKELRGAKIYLDVSSVGATINIMLAATRAKGSTIIENAAKEPEIIDVATLLNSMGASIKGAGTETIRIEGVSELKGCRHSIIPDRIQAGTYMIAAAATRGDVLIDNVIPKHLEALTAKLLEMGVGIEELDESIRVIGQPQYSHVDVKALVYPGFPTDLQSPMTSVLTQANGVSVLSDFVYSNRFKHVPELVRMGAKIRVEGRSAIIEGSALNAAKVKASDLRAGAALVIAGLTVSEGVTEVTGVEFIDRGYDHLVTNLRLLGADVWRETE; encoded by the coding sequence ATGGAAAAATTGATGATCAGCGGCGGACGTCCGTTACAGGGAACTGTGACTATAAGCGGCGCCAAAAACAGCGCCATTGCGCTTATTCCTGCAGCATTGCTTGCCGAGTCAGAGGTCGTGTTGGATAACTTGCCGCTGCTAAGTGACGTGGCAGTTTATGCGGAAATTTTGGAGGAACTTGGAGCACGTGTAACTTGGGAAGGCAGCCAGATGAGGATTGATCCTTCCGATATTAAATCCATTCCTATGCCAAACGGTCCCGTGAAGAAGCTTCGTGCTTCGTATTACATGATGGGAGCGCTGCTGGGACGTTTTAAAGAAGCAACTATAGGTTTGCCAGGGGGCTGTAATTTTGAGCCTCGTCCAATTGATCAGCATATTAAAGGGTTTGAAGCGCTTGGCGCAACTGTAACGAATGAACATGGCTCCATCCATCTGCATGCCAAAGAGCTGCGCGGAGCTAAAATATATCTTGATGTAAGCAGTGTAGGTGCAACCATTAACATTATGCTGGCGGCCACTCGTGCCAAAGGCTCTACAATTATTGAAAATGCGGCTAAAGAGCCTGAGATTATAGATGTAGCAACACTTCTGAATTCCATGGGTGCCAGCATCAAAGGTGCGGGTACTGAAACAATCCGGATCGAAGGAGTTTCGGAGCTTAAGGGCTGCCGCCACTCTATCATTCCGGACCGGATTCAGGCGGGTACGTATATGATTGCCGCAGCGGCAACGCGCGGAGATGTACTCATTGATAATGTCATTCCCAAACATCTGGAGGCTTTAACAGCCAAATTGCTGGAGATGGGAGTAGGTATCGAGGAACTAGACGAAAGCATTCGTGTCATTGGACAGCCGCAATATAGCCATGTCGATGTGAAGGCACTGGTATATCCCGGCTTTCCAACCGATCTGCAGTCCCCGATGACCAGTGTCTTAACACAGGCGAACGGTGTAAGTGTACTGAGTGACTTTGTATACAGCAATCGGTTCAAACATGTGCCTGAGCTTGTTCGCATGGGTGCCAAAATTCGTGTTGAAGGTCGATCTGCAATTATTGAAGGCAGTGCACTGAATGCAGCTAAAGTAAAAGCATCTGATCTTCGTGCTGGTGCAGCACTCGTCATTGCGGGACTTACTGTGAGTGAGGGTGTTACTGAGGTGACGGGTGTTGAGTTTATTGATCGCGGCTACGATCATTTGGTAACTAATCTGCGGCTGCTCGGTGCAGACGTATGGCGAGAAACCGAATAG
- the ugpC gene encoding sn-glycerol-3-phosphate ABC transporter ATP-binding protein UgpC, protein MAGVRLEHIFKKYPGSDKATVVDINLDIKDKEFLVLVGPSGCGKSTTLRMIAGLEEISEGKLYIGDRVVNDVAPKDRDIAMVFQSYALYPHMSVYQNMAFGLKLRKVKKDEIDKRVREAAKILDIEHLLERKPKALSGGQRQRVALGRAIVRDPQVFLMDEPLSNLDAKLRGQMRAEITKLAKRLETTVIYVTHDQIEAMTMGDRIVVMKDGIIQQAASPEELYNHPANLFVAGFIGSPTMNFISGKLAEQGSSLHFVAPGVDVEIPQGKAQVLKSKGYAAKEVIMGVRPEDIHEEPVFLEASPNSVFSTHVDVTENLGHEMLLYLSGVGNDTTIARVDGRSNTRDGSTVKMAIDMNKVHIFDKETEVNVLLQD, encoded by the coding sequence ATGGCAGGAGTACGTTTAGAGCATATTTTCAAAAAATACCCGGGTTCTGATAAAGCAACTGTAGTTGACATTAACCTGGACATTAAAGACAAAGAGTTTCTGGTACTGGTAGGTCCGTCCGGTTGTGGTAAATCAACAACACTGCGTATGATCGCAGGCCTTGAGGAAATTTCTGAAGGTAAACTCTATATCGGTGACCGTGTCGTGAATGATGTTGCACCTAAAGACCGTGATATCGCGATGGTATTCCAATCCTACGCCTTGTATCCGCATATGAGCGTATATCAAAACATGGCATTTGGTTTGAAATTGCGTAAGGTCAAAAAAGACGAGATCGACAAACGTGTACGTGAAGCAGCTAAGATCCTCGATATCGAGCACTTGCTTGAGCGTAAACCTAAAGCATTGTCCGGTGGTCAACGTCAGCGTGTCGCTTTGGGACGTGCGATTGTCCGTGACCCACAAGTCTTCTTGATGGATGAGCCGCTTTCCAACTTGGATGCTAAACTCCGTGGACAGATGCGTGCGGAAATCACTAAGCTTGCTAAACGTTTGGAAACAACCGTTATTTACGTAACGCATGACCAGATCGAAGCAATGACGATGGGTGATCGGATTGTCGTTATGAAGGATGGTATCATCCAACAAGCAGCTTCTCCTGAAGAGCTGTACAATCACCCGGCGAACCTGTTCGTAGCTGGTTTCATCGGTTCCCCGACAATGAACTTCATCTCGGGTAAACTGGCTGAGCAAGGATCAAGCCTGCACTTTGTAGCTCCTGGTGTGGACGTTGAGATTCCACAAGGTAAAGCACAAGTGTTGAAATCCAAAGGATATGCTGCTAAAGAAGTGATCATGGGCGTTCGTCCAGAAGACATTCACGAAGAGCCGGTATTCCTGGAAGCTTCCCCGAACTCTGTATTCTCTACTCACGTAGATGTAACAGAGAACCTGGGTCACGAAATGCTCCTCTACTTGAGCGGTGTAGGTAATGACACTACAATCGCACGTGTAGACGGACGTTCCAATACTCGTGATGGTTCTACAGTTAAAATGGCCATCGACATGAACAAAGTTCATATCTTTGACAAAGAGACTGAAGTAAACGTACTTCTTCAAGACTAA
- a CDS encoding pro-sigmaK processing inhibitor BofA family protein, which translates to MKSIILGSILAVSLLALIITLFRKRIGLSVFTSIGIHLVLAAAGIYVVNYSGWITGMYIPLNPATIGTVTVLGLPGLGLLLGLKISLFG; encoded by the coding sequence ATGAAGAGTATTATTCTGGGGAGTATATTAGCGGTATCTCTGTTAGCACTTATCATAACTTTGTTTAGAAAACGAATAGGATTATCGGTTTTTACGTCGATTGGAATACATTTAGTGCTGGCGGCTGCGGGGATATACGTTGTGAATTATTCTGGATGGATAACCGGGATGTATATCCCGTTGAACCCTGCTACAATAGGTACTGTTACTGTTTTGGGTCTGCCTGGTTTAGGTCTGTTATTGGGTTTGAAAATTTCTTTGTTTGGATAG
- the dnaX gene encoding DNA polymerase III subunit gamma/tau has product MEHIALYRAWRPQSFQDMVGQQHIIQTLQNAIREQRTSHAYLFSGPRGTGKTSAAKILAKAVNCERGPAAEPCNECEACRRITSGAVMDVQEIDAASNRGVEEIRDLREKVKYAPTEVRQKVYIIDEVHMLTTEAFNALLKTLEEPPPHVMFILATTEPHRLPATIISRCQRFDFRRVSLDEQTARLTLICEQEGMEADHDALQYIARLSDGGMRDALSVLDQISSFTDGRVTYQQVMDMTGGIASEQFAKLAASLLKGDVGHILQMIEGFMHEGKSADKCMENLLYYFRDLLMIKMVPDADKLTDRVLNPESFRDMAESFTKEQLFQMIDTLNRYQSEMKYAVQPQTLFEVALLKLCSIPASGGGTAQVGAPSPSAPADTGEINRLKQQLAELEKKLDRALKSGLSGGESTSNAPARPASRAPMSRANAPAKLPAHLDQYVARKGSPEFAEISKKWSQILQRVKEEKVTVHAWFMDGEPVSLLEDNVLVAFKNNIHRETTEKQANRDVIERVLSEQLGRPARLVTMMLKDWTGAMEGASEKPKEDFKLEPEHEDGGSGDKQPWIDEAIQLFGEDLVVIKE; this is encoded by the coding sequence ATGGAGCATATCGCGTTATACCGGGCGTGGCGTCCTCAGTCGTTCCAGGATATGGTGGGACAACAGCATATTATTCAGACTTTGCAGAACGCGATTCGTGAACAGCGAACTTCCCATGCCTATTTGTTCAGCGGGCCCCGAGGGACGGGGAAGACAAGTGCGGCCAAAATATTGGCCAAAGCTGTAAACTGTGAACGCGGACCTGCAGCTGAGCCTTGTAACGAATGTGAGGCTTGCCGCCGAATTACGAGTGGCGCTGTGATGGATGTGCAGGAGATTGATGCTGCCTCCAATCGGGGCGTTGAGGAGATCCGTGATCTTCGGGAAAAGGTGAAATATGCCCCGACCGAAGTCCGGCAGAAAGTTTATATTATCGATGAAGTGCATATGTTGACGACGGAAGCGTTCAATGCTTTGCTCAAAACATTGGAGGAACCGCCGCCGCATGTGATGTTTATTTTGGCAACGACAGAACCGCATCGACTACCGGCTACCATTATATCGCGCTGTCAGCGATTTGATTTTCGCCGGGTATCTCTCGACGAGCAGACAGCCAGACTGACCTTGATCTGTGAACAGGAAGGTATGGAGGCGGATCACGATGCGCTGCAGTACATTGCGCGTTTATCGGATGGAGGGATGAGGGACGCGCTCAGCGTGCTGGATCAGATCTCCTCATTTACAGATGGACGAGTAACGTATCAGCAGGTTATGGACATGACCGGCGGCATTGCTTCCGAGCAGTTTGCCAAGCTCGCAGCCTCTTTGCTTAAAGGGGATGTCGGTCATATTCTGCAGATGATTGAAGGATTTATGCATGAAGGCAAGAGTGCAGACAAATGTATGGAGAATCTGCTCTATTATTTCCGAGATTTGCTGATGATCAAGATGGTGCCGGATGCGGACAAACTGACGGATCGGGTGCTGAATCCTGAATCGTTTCGAGATATGGCGGAGTCATTCACTAAAGAACAGCTATTCCAGATGATTGACACGCTGAATCGTTATCAGAGCGAGATGAAATATGCCGTTCAGCCGCAGACATTATTTGAGGTGGCGCTGCTTAAACTGTGCAGTATCCCTGCCTCTGGCGGAGGAACTGCTCAGGTTGGGGCGCCATCCCCATCGGCGCCGGCTGATACCGGAGAGATTAATCGCTTGAAACAGCAGCTTGCCGAACTCGAGAAAAAGCTTGATCGGGCGCTTAAAAGCGGTTTGTCGGGTGGAGAATCTACTTCAAATGCGCCTGCCCGGCCAGCCTCTCGTGCGCCGATGTCTAGAGCCAATGCGCCGGCAAAGCTGCCGGCCCATCTGGACCAATACGTTGCGCGCAAAGGGTCTCCGGAGTTTGCGGAGATCAGCAAAAAGTGGAGCCAAATCCTGCAGCGTGTCAAAGAGGAGAAGGTCACGGTTCATGCCTGGTTTATGGATGGAGAGCCGGTTTCGCTGCTTGAAGATAATGTGCTGGTTGCTTTTAAGAACAACATCCACCGTGAGACAACAGAGAAACAGGCGAATCGTGATGTCATTGAGCGTGTGCTTTCCGAACAGCTTGGGCGTCCGGCAAGACTTGTCACGATGATGCTCAAGGATTGGACAGGTGCGATGGAAGGAGCTTCTGAGAAGCCAAAGGAGGATTTTAAGCTTGAACCTGAGCATGAAGACGGCGGTTCAGGCGATAAACAGCCTTGGATTGATGAAGCGATCCAGCTATTTGGTGAAGACCTTGTAGTCATTAAAGAGTAG
- a CDS encoding YbaB/EbfC family nucleoid-associated protein translates to MNNMNQMMKQVKKMQEQMLKAQEELADKTVQGTSGGGVVTAEVNGHKKLLSITIKPEAVDPEDVEMLQDLVMTAVNDAMAKADEIANKDMGKFTGGMNIPGLF, encoded by the coding sequence ATGAATAACATGAATCAAATGATGAAGCAAGTGAAGAAAATGCAGGAGCAGATGCTGAAGGCACAGGAGGAGCTTGCGGACAAAACCGTTCAAGGAACTTCTGGCGGTGGAGTGGTGACTGCTGAGGTTAACGGACACAAAAAGCTGCTTTCCATTACGATTAAGCCTGAAGCAGTAGATCCTGAGGATGTTGAAATGCTTCAAGATCTTGTGATGACTGCCGTTAATGATGCTATGGCCAAAGCAGACGAAATTGCTAATAAGGATATGGGTAAATTCACAGGCGGCATGAATATTCCGGGATTGTTTTAA
- the rho gene encoding transcription termination factor Rho, translating into MDLQISDLEEMKLTDLYKLAKKYQIPYYGTLKKKELIFAILRAQAEQSGLMFMQGVLEILPEGYGFLRPINYLPSTEDIYISASQIRKFDLRTGDLVSGKCRTPKENERYFGLLQVNAVNGENPSAAAERLHFPALTPLYPQKKLVLETSPSHLSTRIMDVLAPVGLGQRGLIVAPPKAGKTLLLKEIANSISTNNPEIELFVLLIDERPEEVTDMSRSVKGEVVASTFDELPENHIKVAELVLERALRLVEAKKDVVILLDSITRLARAYNLVIPPSGRTLSGGIDPAAFHRPKRFFGSARNVEEGGSLTILATALIDTGSRMDDIIYEEFKGTGNMELHLDRKLAERRIFPAIDIRRSGTRREEVLLSKEELDTIWAIRKNMNDSHDFVEGFLKKLRNSKTNAEFLAAFDAAGNSPSSNSGTTTTRRSPRQTATSGTSN; encoded by the coding sequence ATGGATCTACAAATTTCCGATTTGGAAGAAATGAAACTAACGGACCTTTATAAGCTGGCGAAAAAATACCAGATTCCTTATTATGGGACCCTCAAAAAGAAAGAATTAATCTTTGCTATACTTCGTGCACAAGCGGAACAGAGCGGTTTGATGTTTATGCAGGGCGTGCTTGAAATTTTACCTGAAGGGTACGGTTTCTTGAGGCCGATTAACTACCTGCCGAGTACAGAAGACATCTATATCTCTGCTTCACAGATTCGGAAGTTTGATCTGAGAACGGGTGACCTTGTATCAGGTAAATGCCGAACGCCAAAGGAAAATGAAAGATATTTCGGTTTATTGCAAGTCAACGCTGTGAATGGTGAGAATCCATCGGCGGCTGCGGAAAGACTTCACTTCCCGGCATTAACCCCATTGTATCCGCAGAAAAAACTGGTTCTTGAAACATCCCCGAGCCATTTGTCCACACGTATCATGGATGTGCTTGCCCCGGTAGGGTTGGGACAGCGTGGATTGATCGTAGCACCTCCCAAAGCCGGTAAAACGCTTCTCCTCAAAGAAATTGCCAACAGCATCTCAACTAACAATCCTGAAATTGAACTATTTGTCTTGTTGATTGATGAACGTCCAGAGGAAGTTACGGATATGTCTCGTTCGGTAAAAGGGGAAGTTGTGGCTTCTACGTTTGATGAGCTGCCAGAGAATCATATCAAGGTAGCGGAACTGGTGTTGGAACGTGCGCTGCGGCTTGTTGAAGCCAAAAAAGATGTTGTTATTCTGCTGGACAGCATTACACGACTTGCTCGTGCATATAACTTGGTCATTCCACCATCAGGACGTACGCTGAGTGGTGGTATTGATCCGGCGGCGTTCCATCGTCCAAAGCGTTTCTTCGGTTCTGCTCGTAATGTGGAGGAAGGCGGTAGCTTGACCATTCTTGCAACAGCGCTGATTGACACCGGTTCACGTATGGATGACATTATATATGAAGAATTTAAAGGTACAGGAAATATGGAGCTTCATCTGGATCGTAAATTGGCTGAACGCCGTATTTTCCCTGCCATTGATATTCGCCGTTCCGGTACTCGCCGGGAAGAGGTGCTGCTCAGTAAGGAAGAGCTGGATACAATCTGGGCAATTCGCAAAAATATGAATGATTCTCATGACTTTGTGGAAGGCTTCCTGAAAAAACTGCGTAACAGCAAAACCAATGCTGAGTTCCTGGCTGCGTTTGATGCAGCTGGCAACAGTCCTTCCAGCAATTCAGGAACGACAACGACTCGCCGTTCGCCCAGACAGACAGCTACCTCGGGAACATCGAATTAA
- the rpmE gene encoding 50S ribosomal protein L31: MKEAIHPKYTIGQVSCACGNTFETGSVKDGLRVEICSACHPFFTGKQKFIDAGGRVDRFKKKYGI; encoded by the coding sequence ATGAAAGAAGCAATTCATCCTAAATACACGATTGGTCAAGTATCCTGCGCATGCGGTAATACTTTTGAGACTGGTTCGGTTAAAGACGGACTTCGTGTAGAGATTTGCTCCGCGTGCCACCCGTTCTTCACAGGTAAACAGAAGTTTATCGATGCTGGCGGCCGTGTGGATCGTTTCAAAAAGAAATACGGAATCTAA
- the recR gene encoding recombination mediator RecR, translated as MYYPEPIAKLIDAFTRLPGVGPKTAARLAFHVLNMKEDDVIDFAKALVSVKRNLHYCSVCCNITDTDPCRICQDKSRDGSVICVVQDSKDLVAMERTKEYGGYYHVLQGAISPMEGIGPDDIRLKELLTRLSDERVKELILATNPNIEGEATAMYISRLVRPFEISVTRIAHGLPVGGDLEYADEVTLSKALEGRREMR; from the coding sequence TTGTATTATCCTGAACCGATAGCCAAGCTGATTGATGCCTTCACCCGTCTGCCGGGTGTAGGTCCGAAGACAGCAGCGCGTTTAGCTTTTCATGTGCTTAACATGAAGGAAGATGACGTTATTGATTTTGCCAAAGCGCTCGTCAGTGTGAAGCGTAATCTTCATTACTGCTCGGTGTGCTGTAATATTACGGATACGGACCCATGCCGGATATGTCAGGATAAGTCGAGAGATGGTTCTGTAATCTGTGTAGTCCAGGATTCAAAAGATCTGGTGGCTATGGAGCGCACCAAAGAATACGGTGGATACTATCATGTGCTGCAGGGAGCGATTTCTCCAATGGAGGGAATTGGTCCGGATGACATACGTTTGAAAGAGCTGTTGACCAGATTGTCTGATGAGCGTGTCAAAGAATTGATTTTGGCAACGAATCCGAACATTGAGGGCGAGGCTACTGCAATGTACATCTCGCGTTTGGTGCGTCCGTTTGAGATTAGTGTGACCCGTATTGCTCATGGACTGCCTGTGGGTGGAGATCTGGAGTATGCGGATGAGGTTACCCTCTCGAAGGCGCTGGAAGGGCGCAGGGAAATGCGCTAA
- a CDS encoding helix-turn-helix domain-containing protein: MKLIPDLKQQIEGVIGTTLDEYEITMYEWMQSIENLSGLDENKLSFIRSKPGERELDFAAKSYISSDLNMVSLHHGERIFFKVGINEQENTVVCWGCNAASLTIETRRLIELLIISNERLTPINVINQHSDTDKRLSSLGVWLQEQIKAYRTGSHKPLPDPYAAFSDFQEEKIIFLLQGETPDSQRVDSKVLNKLLESYFGEDITLIPLGEQEWLFMGNEEIVTGEADDDTAEARKDSLHAFCLGLYELVASEFAGVFHLSASLPCIPKEVLVQTASLLQESMQLGRSFHVTQHIHLPWNLQLEQLVASISEQQRIRFIQETGKGTLIFNDSETIATLETFFGLDCNVSETAKRLFIHRNTLVYRLDKIKQEIGYDVRHFKSAMIVQLLLLMYKVTKKS, encoded by the coding sequence ATGAAGCTCATACCTGATCTAAAACAGCAAATTGAAGGCGTTATAGGCACCACATTGGATGAATATGAAATTACGATGTACGAGTGGATGCAGTCTATTGAAAATTTGAGCGGCTTAGACGAAAACAAGCTGAGCTTTATTCGAAGCAAACCTGGAGAACGAGAACTTGATTTCGCAGCAAAATCATATATATCCTCAGATTTAAATATGGTTAGTTTACACCATGGTGAACGTATCTTTTTTAAAGTTGGTATAAACGAGCAGGAGAATACCGTTGTATGCTGGGGCTGTAACGCTGCCTCTCTAACAATAGAGACACGACGCCTGATCGAGTTACTGATTATCAGTAATGAGCGGCTGACCCCTATCAATGTTATAAACCAACATAGTGACACAGACAAGCGGTTATCATCACTGGGTGTATGGCTTCAGGAGCAGATTAAAGCTTATCGAACTGGCAGTCACAAGCCACTGCCCGATCCATATGCTGCTTTTTCTGATTTTCAGGAAGAGAAAATTATTTTCCTGCTGCAGGGGGAAACACCTGATTCTCAGCGTGTAGACTCGAAAGTGTTGAACAAGCTGTTAGAAAGTTATTTTGGCGAAGATATTACATTAATTCCCCTTGGTGAGCAGGAATGGCTTTTCATGGGCAATGAAGAAATTGTTACTGGGGAAGCGGATGATGACACTGCAGAGGCGAGAAAAGATTCGCTCCATGCATTTTGTTTGGGGTTGTACGAGCTGGTGGCGAGTGAGTTTGCAGGTGTGTTTCATCTATCTGCTTCACTGCCGTGTATTCCCAAAGAGGTTTTGGTACAGACAGCTTCTCTTCTGCAGGAGAGTATGCAGCTTGGTCGCTCCTTTCATGTTACGCAGCATATTCATCTTCCTTGGAATCTGCAGCTGGAGCAGTTGGTAGCAAGTATATCAGAGCAGCAGCGGATACGCTTTATTCAGGAAACCGGCAAGGGTACACTTATTTTTAATGATAGCGAGACAATCGCCACACTGGAGACATTCTTTGGTTTGGACTGTAACGTTAGCGAGACAGCTAAGCGCTTATTTATCCATCGCAATACACTCGTGTACCGTTTGGATAAGATTAAACAGGAGATTGGTTATGATGTCAGACACTTCAAAAGTGCGATGATTGTGCAGCTTTTACTGCTGATGTACAAAGTGACGAAAAAGAGCTGA
- a CDS encoding DUF2508 family protein, with product MLMWRRTQRLGDKRKRELAELEAEQIYSDVQKAKHEWERAMRQFEDALGEDEIDYAIYVLEAAERKYQIHLKRAKRLIEVNEAVTDKEVSM from the coding sequence ATGCTGATGTGGCGAAGAACACAGAGGTTGGGGGATAAACGGAAGAGAGAACTGGCGGAGTTGGAAGCGGAACAGATCTATTCAGATGTGCAGAAGGCTAAACATGAGTGGGAGCGTGCGATGAGACAGTTTGAGGATGCGCTGGGAGAGGATGAGATTGACTATGCCATCTATGTGCTTGAAGCAGCCGAGAGGAAATATCAGATCCATCTGAAGCGAGCTAAAAGATTAATTGAGGTTAATGAAGCGGTTACTGATAAAGAGGTCAGCATGTAG
- a CDS encoding radical SAM protein — translation MYLVYADEKGNVFDHPSLYGLARSGDMIVEIMEDELIPLPEGATLVGLPSTRPIGMDPDTGEMLPLPSDTQAVGALLPQGFTRLCLPGYVKTDKEYKLPLFGYSAVVWKDGGFYVTASQSDTPEKWNPMNCDRDDVRSGVKRFTEKYPENRLYTHLSNCALGYECLTSSNTFLNRWEGGVPVSYSCNAGCFGCISEQPDDSGFVSPQTRMNFRPRVDEIVEVMLEHLKTPESIISFGQGCEGEPSTQAKLIIEAIREVRSITDMGYININTNAGLNDHIRGIVDAGLDLMRVSTISALDDHYNAYYKPRGYTLANVEKSMKYAADQGVYTSINYLIFPGVTDREEEIEAMIEFARRTNLRLIQMRNLNIDPESYLELIPPAQGDILGMKQMLEIFAEELPDVVIGSYTHVPPAGMARPKKLITS, via the coding sequence ATGTATTTAGTATACGCAGATGAAAAAGGTAATGTATTTGATCATCCTTCCCTGTACGGACTCGCCCGCAGTGGAGATATGATCGTGGAAATTATGGAGGATGAACTCATTCCTCTGCCAGAAGGCGCAACATTAGTCGGGCTTCCAAGTACCCGGCCGATTGGTATGGACCCGGATACAGGCGAGATGCTGCCACTGCCAAGTGACACACAGGCCGTAGGCGCACTGCTTCCGCAAGGCTTTACACGTCTGTGCTTGCCCGGTTACGTGAAGACAGACAAAGAATACAAGCTCCCATTGTTCGGATATTCGGCAGTTGTATGGAAAGATGGAGGGTTCTACGTGACGGCTTCCCAATCCGATACCCCGGAGAAATGGAACCCAATGAACTGTGATCGTGACGATGTGCGTTCCGGGGTTAAACGGTTTACCGAGAAGTATCCCGAGAACCGCCTCTATACCCATCTATCTAACTGTGCGCTTGGTTACGAATGTCTTACTTCCTCCAATACTTTCTTGAATCGGTGGGAAGGCGGCGTGCCGGTATCCTATTCCTGTAACGCAGGCTGCTTCGGCTGTATTTCGGAACAGCCGGATGACAGCGGCTTCGTATCGCCGCAGACGCGGATGAACTTCCGTCCGCGTGTCGATGAGATCGTTGAAGTCATGCTGGAGCATCTGAAAACGCCGGAATCCATTATTAGCTTTGGACAGGGATGTGAAGGAGAGCCTTCCACACAGGCCAAGCTGATTATTGAAGCGATCCGGGAAGTGCGCTCTATTACAGATATGGGGTACATCAACATCAACACCAATGCCGGTTTGAATGATCATATTCGCGGAATTGTAGACGCCGGACTTGATCTGATGCGTGTAAGTACGATCAGTGCACTGGATGATCATTACAATGCGTACTACAAACCACGTGGATATACACTTGCTAACGTAGAGAAGTCCATGAAGTATGCTGCTGATCAAGGTGTATACACGTCCATTAACTATCTGATTTTTCCAGGTGTGACGGATCGTGAAGAAGAGATTGAAGCGATGATTGAGTTTGCCCGTCGAACCAATCTGCGATTAATTCAAATGCGTAATCTGAATATCGACCCGGAGAGTTATCTGGAGTTAATTCCGCCAGCACAGGGTGACATTCTTGGAATGAAGCAGATGCTGGAAATCTTCGCCGAAGAGCTGCCGGATGTAGTTATCGGGTCTTATACCCATGTTCCACCAGCAGGGATGGCTCGTCCCAAAAAGCTGATCACCTCCTGA